A window of the Henckelia pumila isolate YLH828 chromosome 3, ASM3356847v2, whole genome shotgun sequence genome harbors these coding sequences:
- the LOC140889532 gene encoding uncharacterized protein — protein MDKAWMSKNGLSHEYEAGVESFLQFAMQNANDPNEIPFPCTRCGNLQMKDVRTIRAHLCCNGMDLTYHTWIWHGERSTVKNPMNDSDQVGPDEHKYFAEETIDMVHDAYDSYAENPSQFHKILEDAEKPLYSGCTKFTKLTALVKLFNLKAKYSWSDKSFTDLLSLLGEMLPDHNELPLSYYDAKKSFSALGMNYVKIHACPNDCILYRKEFEDLSNCPICGMSRWKLGNNSVVNEGIPAKVLWYFPPIPRFQRLFRNKEVSKELTWHADKRICDGYLRHPADSPAWKVVDQKWPDFASESRNLRLAISADGINPHSLMSSAYSCWPVVMITYNLPPWLCMKRKFMMLSLLIYGPKQPGNDIYVYLAPLVDELKCLWEIGVDAYDAYRKEYFSLRAVLLWTINDFPAYGNMSGCVVKGYQACPICGEETYSTRLKHSRKILYIGHRRFLPRNHPYRRQKKAFNGKQEFNPAPKPLTGLEVLERVDKINYRSGKMSGKLQREELETKSCWKRKSIFFELEYWKHLHVRHVLDAMHIEKNVCESLIGTLLNVPGKTKDGVAARLD, from the coding sequence ATGGACAAAGCTTGGATGTCAAAGAACGGATTATCACATGAATATGAGGCTGGGGTAGAATCTTTTCTGCAATTTGCAATGCAAAATGCCAACGATCCAAATGAAATACCTTTCCCCTGCACAAGATGTGGTAATCTACAGATGAAAGATGTTCGCACTATAAGGGCACATTTGTGTTGTAATGGCATGGATTTAACATATCATACATGGATTTGGCACGGGGAAAGATCTACGGTCAAGAACCCAATGAATGATAGTGATCAAGTAGGACCAGATGAACACAAATATTTTGCCGAGGAAACTATAGATATGGTACATGATGCATATGATAGCTATGCTGAGAATCCAAGCCAATTTCATAAGATACTTGAAGATGCCGAGAAACCTTTATACTCTGGATGCACAAAATTTACAAAGTTAACAGCACttgtgaaattatttaatttgaaagcAAAGTATAGTTGGAGCGATAAAAGTTTCACTGACTTGCTTAGTTTGTTAGGAGAAATGCTTCCTGATCACAATGAATTGCCTTTATCCTACTATGATGCAAAGAAAAGCTTCAGTGCATTAggaatgaattatgtgaaaataCATGCTTGCCCTAATGATTGTATCTTGTACCGGAAAGAGTTTGAGGACTTGTCCAATTGTCCTATTTGCGGTATGTCTAGGTGGAAGTTGGGTAATAATTCTGTGGTGAATGAAGGTATTCCTGCAAAGGTTCTTTGGTACTTCCCACCTATTCCAAGATTTCAAAGATTATTTCGGAACAAAGAGGTGTCTAAAGAGTTAACTTGgcatgctgataaaagaatttGTGATGGATACTTGCGTCATCCAGCTGATTCGCCGGCTTGGAAAGTAGTGGATCAAAAATGGCCGGATTTTGCATCGGAGTCAAGAAATCTTAGATTGGCCATATCAGCAGATGGGATCAATCCCCATAGTTTGATGAGTTCTGCATATAGCTGTTGGCCAGTTGTGATGATCACTTACAACCTTCCTCCATGGTTGTGTATGAAGAGAAAATTTATGATGCTGAGTTTATTGATTTATGGACCCAAACAACCTGGAAATGATATTTACGTTTATTTAGCACCTCTAGTTGATGAATTAAAATGCTTATGGGAGATAGGTGTTGATGCGTATGATGCATATCGGAAAGAATATTTCTCGCTCAGAGCTGTCTTACTATGGACAATCAATGATTTTCCTGCTTATGGGAACATGTCAGGTTGTGTTGTGAAAGGATATCAAGCATGCCCTATCTGTGGGGAAGAAACATATTCCACCAGGTTGAAGCATAgtagaaaaattttatatataggaCATCGAAGGTTTCTTCCTAGAAATCATCCTTATCGAAGGCAAAAAAAAGCTTTTAATGGGAAACAAGAGTTTAACCCCGCACCAAAACCATTAACTGGGCTTGAAGTGTTGGAAAGAGTTGATAAGATTAACTATCGTTCGGGAAAAATGAGTGGGAAGCTTCAGCGCGAGGAGTTGGAAACAAAATCATGTTGGAAAAGAAAATCTATATTCTTTGAACTAGAGTATTGGAAACATCTACATGTTCGACATGTGCTTGATGCGATGCACATTGAAAAAAATGTTTGTGAAAGTCTTATTGGTACGCTACTTAATGTTCCAGGAAAAACAAAGGATGGGGTAGCCGCTAGACTAGACTAG